The Bradyrhizobium sp. B097 genome contains the following window.
CATCTCAGCGGAGGCGCTGCAGACGGCGAGCCGGAACGCGGCCGAGCTCGGACTTGGCCAGCGCGCGACATGGATCGCGTGCGACTATGGCAGCGCCCTGACTGGCGCGTTCGACCTGATCGTGTCCAATCCGCCCTACATCCCCTCGGCCGACATCGCCGGTCTCGACATCGAGGTCCGCGCGCACGACCCCCGCGCGGCGCTCGACGGCGGAGCCGACGGGCTCGACGCCTACCGCGCGCTGATTTCGCAATCTGCGGGTCTTTTGGCCTCTGGTGGATTTCTGGTTGTGGAAGTCGGGCAGGGCCAGAGCGGCGACGTTGAAGCGCTGATGACGGCTTCCGGGTTATCCCCAACGGGGCCGCCCAAGGCCGATCTCGGGGGCGTTCCGAGGGCCGTTTCAGCCCGCCGGCTGCCCCGATAAAGTCCTATTGGAACGCAAAAAAACCTCTTGGAATATCCCCCGGGAACGACTACGTTCCGGCCACAACATCGGTGCTGGCCCCGTAACCGTTACGGGTGATGACCAGGGTTCAGCAGAGCCCGCCGATCGAAAGGTTCCAGGAACGCAGGTCTCATTGAGCGCAATAGCCGAAGCTGTGCTGCTCTCGACCGCCAAGCGAACGAAAGCCTGTTATTGCGCTTGAACACTTACGCACGAGAACTGGGCCTGTCTCAACGGGCGGAATGATTTTGTCGCTGGCGTGTTTGGCCGGCGGCGGTTGGGGAACGCGTCTTTGCTGAACGCGACTTTGCTGAACGAGATGGTCGGCGACATCGATGCCTCTTCGAACGGTATTGCGATTCCGTGCGCCTAGACGCGCGCCGAATCGGACTCTGGAATTGGAATCTGGGAATCGGACTTCTGAGAATTCGGACTTCTGAGAAATCAGACTGTGGACTGCAATAACTTCAGGGCTGGAATAAAAGGCGACAGATGAGAAACGGTCAGAACAACAAGCGGATGCGCAACCGGAATAACAACAACAATAACAACAACAATAATAACCGGCGCGGCCAGAATCCCCTGACACGGGTGTACGAATCGAACGGACCCGACATCAAGATCCGCGGCACGGCCTCCCACGTGGCCGAGAAATACGTCCAGCTTGCGCGCGATGCACGCTCCTCCGGCGATCCGGTGGCAGCTGAGAACTACTACCAGCACGCCGAGCACTACTACCGGATCATCGCGACCGCGCAGGAGCAATTCCGGCAGAATCAGCAACAGCCGCGCCCCGACGCCGAGGTGACGCAGACCGAAGACGACGACAGCGACGGCTATTCGAGCTTCGGCCAGGAGCCGGGCTTCGTGCCGCAGCAGCAACAGCCGTTCATGCGCGACAACGGCCAGCAGCCCTACCAGCAGCCGCGGGAGCATCGCGAGCGTGACCAGCAGCCGCGTGAGCAGCCGCCGCGTGAGCACCGCGAGCGCGAGCATCGTCCGCAGCCGCAGTATCAACCGCTACCGCAGAACCAGCCGCAGCCGGTGCTGGCCGATGCCGGCGGCGTCGATCGCCTGCCCTCGTTCATCACCGGCGGCGCGCAGCCGCAGGTCAACGGTGGCCCCTACGAAGCTAACAATGGCGGCGCAGAACGTGGCGAACGCAGCGAGCGCTTTCCGCGCCGTCGCCGCCGTCCGCACGGCCCGCGCCCCGACATGGCGGCGCAGCCGGCGCCGAGCGACGACTTCAATCCGGGCAACGAGTAACGCCACTGTGCGGCAACCCTCCCCCTTCAGGGGAGGGTGAGTTTTCATCACTCCGCGTGACTGGATTTGCGCGTCGCCGTCGAGGATGGCACCAGCACCGGACGCAACGACGGGATCAGCTGCGTGCGTTCGCGGCGCGCCGGGATCGCGCGATAGACCTGCTTGCTCGCTTCCACGATATGCACGCCTGCGAACGGCATCGACAGCGCCGCGCCGACCCGCTCCCACGCCATCGCCGAGCGCAAGAACCAGCTGCCCTGCACCGGCGGCATGAACAGCGCCTCGCCCCATGACGCCGGCGTGAACCAGGTCTGCCGCAACAGCTGGGTAATCTGCGCCCGCGAATAGGGCCGGCCATGGCCGAACGGCGTGGCATCGGTGCGCGTCCAGACGCCGCGCCTGTTCGGGATGATCGCGATCAGCCGCCCCGACGGCGACAGCACCCGCCACACCTCGCGCAGCAGCCGCTCCGGATCGTCGGACATCTCCAGTGCATGCACCAGCAGCACGCGGTCGACCGCGGCATCCGGCAACGGCATCGAGAATTCGTCGATCAGGGTCGCCAGCGCAGGCCGGCCGGTCGGCCATTTCAGCACGCCCTGGGCCGCCGGCATGAAGGCGATGCAGCGCTCGCAGGTATCACGGAACAGGCCGAGATAGGGTGTCGGATAGCCGAGGCCGAGCACGCGCTGGCCTTCCGCGTTCGGCCATCGCGCACGGATGCCGCGGTTGATCAGCTGCCGCGCCACGGTGCCGAGGCGCTGCGAATAGAAGTCGCGGAGGTCGATGACGTCCATGATCCTAGCCTAACATGCCCCCTGCAGCCGGGGAGCGCCGAAATTTGCGTTGCCGCCGGAGCGTTAACGCCATATTTCACCCCCATATTGGGCGCGGTAAGAGCATGATCCGGAAACGGCGACGCCGGCTTTTCGAAAAGATCATGCGCTGAAATGCCCGTCCCGTTTGTTCGTGGAGATATCATGACCGCCGAAATTCGCACCTTCAGCTGCCTCACCGACAATTTCGGGTACCTGATCCACGATCCCGCCACCAAGGCGACGGCATCGATCGACGCGCCGGAGGCCGGCCCGATCATCAAGGCGCTGGAGCGCGAAGGCTGGACGCTGACCGACATCCTGATCACCCATCACCATGGCGACCATGTCGGCGGCGTCGCCGAGCTGAAGCAGAAATACGGCTGCCGCGTCGTTGCGCCGCACGACAAGTCGGCCAAGATCGCCAATGTCGATCTGCGCGCCGCCAATGCCGACGTCATCAAGGTCGGCAGCCTCTTGGCCCGTGTGGTTGAAACTCCCGGCCATACGCTCGACCATATCTCCTATGTGTTCGACGGCGAGAAGGCGGTGTTCGCCGCCGACACGTTGTTCTCGATCGGATGCGGCCGGGTGTTCGAGGGCACCTATCCCATGATGTGGGATTCGCTTCTGAAGCTGCGTTCGCTGCCGGACGATTTTCGTCTGTATTGTGGCCATGAATACACCGCCTCCAACGTGAAGTTCGCGCTCACCATCGAGGGCGACAATCCGCATTTGCAGGCCCGCGCCGAGGAAGTGACGAAGCTGCGTGCCGAGAACAAGCCGACGATTCCCGTACTGCTGGGCGACGAGAAGAAGGCCAACGTGTTCCTGCGCGCCGACGAGCCTTCGGTCGCCGCCAAGCTGCACATGAAGGGCGCCGACCCGGCGCTGGTGTTCGGCGAGCTCCGCGAGCGCAAGAACAAGTCCTGATGTCACAGCTCTCGGCTGCCGACATCATCGCGCGGCTCGCGCTGCAGCCGCACCCCGAAGGCGGGCATTATCGCGAGACGTTTCGCGACGAGCGCTGTGATGCCGACGGACGCGCGCATTCGACCGCGATCTACTTCCTGCTCGCGCGCGGCGAACGCTCGCACTGGCACCGCATCGACGCTGTCGAGATGTGGCACCACTACGCCGGCGCGCCGCTGACGCTAGAGATCGCACAAGACGGCGGCCTGCCGCATGCGATCACGCTCGGGCCTGATGTCGCGCACGGCGAGCAGCCCCAGGCGATCGTGCCGGCGGGCGCCTGGCAGGCCGCGGAAAGCCGCGGCGACTGGACGCTGGTCGGCTGCACCGTGGCGCCGGGTTTCGAGTTCGCGAAGTTTGAGCTGGCACCGAAGGGCTGGGAGCCGCAGGGTCTTTCCCCGTCATCCTGAGGTGCGAGCGGAGCGAGCCTCGAAGGATGCACGGCCACAGTCGGGCCGTCGACCCTTCGAGACGGCCGCGTTGCGGCCTCCTCAGGGTGACGGTGAAACAGTAGCAACCACGTTCTTCGTAGGATGGGTAGAGCGCAGCGAAACCCATCAACTTCTCTCCACGCCGCGAGATGATGGGTTTCGCTTCGCTCTACCCATCCTACGCTTTCCTCCTCAGCACCATATCTTTCGCTGCGATGAGCCCGCCGCCGGCGATCAGGATCGCGGCGATGGCGATGTTGGCGCTCGGCTTGGCAAAGCCCGCGAGGATCAAAAACGCGGTCGAGAGCAGCGGCGTGGCGTAGGACGCCGCGCCGAGTACGCGGATGTCGCCGCGCTTCATGCCGATGTCCCAGGCGAAGAACGCGGCGCCCACCGGACCGATGCCGAGTGCGGCAACCGCGAGCCATTGCAGCGGCGTCGCCGGCCACACCGTGGTTTCCACCATCATGTGCACGGCTGCTGCGAGCACCGCGGTCGCGAGGCAGAAGCCTGCCACCGCATCCGTCGGCACCGCCTTGAGCCGGCGCGACATCACCGAATAGGCGGCCCAGACGAACGCCGCGACGAAGGCCGCCGCGAAACCTGGAATCTGCGCGCGTGTGAAGGCGCCGGTGTTACCGGCGAACAGCAGCACGGTGCCGGCAAGGCCAAGCAGCGCACCGACGATGTGATGGATCGCAAGCCGCTCGCCCGGCAAGAACGACGAGAACAGCACGATCAAGAGCGGCCAGAGATAGTTGAGCAGGCCGGCCTCGGCCGGCGGCGCGAAACGCAGCGCCAGGAAATACAGCGCGTGATAGCCGAACAGGCCGCCAACGCCGACGAGCCAGGCAATCGGCGACTGCTTCAGTGCGCCGAACGCTGCGGGACGGAACAGGAAGCTTGCGAACGCGACCGCGGCGCCGATCGCAAACGTCATGGCGGCGAGCTGGAACGCCGGGATCGCCCCGGTCGCGACCGTCATGACCGACAGCAGCGACCACATCAGGATGGCGGTCAGTCCGACAAGGGTGGCAGTTCGGGTCGTCATCTGAATTCAATCCGTCGTGGCCGGCCCGGCCACGTCTCTGTCTCTGCTTCGCGCCTCGCGGTTGTAACGACGAAAATGCCCGGCACAAGGCCGGGCATCACGACTTGATTGGGAACGTCCGCGACGCGACGACGCTTCTCGCGTCAGGCGTGATACTGGCCGCCGTTGATGGTCAGCGTCGAGCCGGTAATGAAGCCCGCCTCGTCAGCCGCGAGGAAGACCACGGCGCGCGCGATCTCCTCGGGTTCGCCCAGCCGGTTGACCGGAATCTGCGGGATCACGTTCTTCTCGAGCACGTCCTTCGGCACCGCCTGCACCATCTCGGTGTTGATGTAGCCCGGGCAGATCACGTTGACGGTGATGCCGCCCTTGGCGTTCTCCAGCGCGAGTGCCTTGGTGAAGCCGATGTCGCCGGCCTTCGCCGCGGAGTAGTTGACCTGGCCGAACTGGCCCTTCTGGCCGTTGATCGAGGAGATCGAGATGACGCGGCCGAACTTGCGGGCGCGCATGCCCTCGATCACCGGGCGCGTCATGTTGAACAGCGAGCCGAGGTTGGTGTTGATCACGGCAGTCCACTGCTCCAGCGTCATCTTGTGGAATGCGGTATCCTTGGTGATACCGGCATTGTTGACGAGCACGTCGACCGGGCCGAGATCAGCCTCGACCTGCTTCACGCCGGCCGCGCAGGCGTCGAACGATGCAACGTCCCACTTGTAGACCGGGATGCCGCTCTCCGCCTTGAACTTCTCCGCCGCGGCGTCGTTGCCGGCGTAGCTCGCCGCCACCCTGTAGCCCGCCGCTTTCAGCGCCTTGCTGATTGCAGCTCCAATGCCCCGCGTTCCGCCCGTCACCAATGCAACACGTGCCATGTCCGTCTCCTCCTTGGCCGTCTTTTATAACCGGATCACTCCAGTCTTCGCACTCACTCAACAAAGCGCGATGAGATTGGGCTCAATCGTCATCGCGCTTTAGCTCCCCTTTTTGAGCATGATCCTTTCGGAAAACCGCTTCACACTTTTCCGGACCATGCTCTCGAAACAAAAATGCCCGGCACAAAGCCGGGCATCTTTTCTATCAGCTCGCGCCGTGGTTGACAGATGATCTTTTCATCACCTAACCGACCTCGCTGCCTTTTGTTCAGTCGCGTGCAACGCACATAGCGATGCCCATGCCGCCGCCGATGCAGAGCGTCGCGAGGCCCTTCTTGGCATCGCGCTTCTGCATCTCGTGCAGCAGCGTCACCAGCACGCGGGCGCCCGACGCGCCGACCGGATGGCCGATCGCGATCGCGCCGCCATTGACGTTGACCTTGGCCGGATCCCAGCCGAGGTCCTTGTTGACGGCGCAGGCCTGCGCGGCGAACGCCTCGTTGGCCTCGATCAGATCGAGGTCGGCGATGTTCCAGCCGGCCTTCTTCAGCGCGGTGCGCGAGGCCGGGATCGGCCCGGTGCCCATGATCTTGGGGTCGACGCCGGCCTGGCCCCACGAGACGATGCGGGCGAGCACCTTCTTGCCCTGCTTGGCGGCTTCCTTGGCGGTCATCAGCACGACGGCGGCGGCGCCGTCATTGATGCCCGAGGCGTTGCCGGCGGTCACGGTGCCGTCCTTTTCGAAGGCGGCGCGGAGCTTGGCCATCGCATCGATCGTGGCGCCATGGCGCGGATACTCGTCGGCGTCGACCACGATATCGCCCTTGCGGGATTTGATGGTGACCGGGACGATCTCGTCCTTGAACCTGCCGGCCTTCTGCGCCGCCTCGGCCTTGTTCTGCGACCCGACCGCGAATTCGTCCTGCTGGGAGCGGGTGATCTGGTACTGCTTGGCGACGTTCTCGGCGGTGTTGCCCATGTGGTAGCCGTTGAAGGCATCCCACAGGCCGTCCTTGATCATGGTGTCGATCAGCTGAAGGTCACCCATCTTGACGCCGCCGCGCAGATATTGCGCATGCGGGGCCATGCTCATGGATTCCTGGCCGCCCGCGACCACAATCGAGGAATCGCCGTTGAGCAGCGCCTGGTAGCCGAGCGCCACGGTGCGCAGGCCCGAGCCGCAGAGCTGGTTGACGCCCCAGGCCGGGCTTTCCACCGGAATGCCGGCCGCAATCGAGGCCTGGCGGGCCGGATTCTGGCCCTGCGCCGCCGTGAGGATCTGGCCCATGATGACTTCGGAGACCTGACCACCCTCGACGCCGGCACGCTCCAGCGCCGCCTTGATGGCGATCGCGCCGAGGTCGTGGGCCGGCGTGGTGGCGAACGCGCCGTTGAAGCTACCGACGGGGGTGCGGGCGGCGCTGACGATGACGACATCGTCTGACATGGACATCTCCTATGGGTTGTCGCTGGGTTTCTCGACGGCGGGCGGCCGGTTTGGCGGGCCTGTCTCTTGGCGACTATCCTGTAAACCTCGTCGAGACATGTCAATCGAACTGTCACGCAAAACGCGCCGCGACGCACTCAAAATGACGCTCTTGGCACTTTCCTGAGCAAATCCTATGCTTTGGAATTAACCGCACAGCACAAAACGGTAGCCGAACGGCTTTGAAAATGCTTACCTTTGCTGCGATGCGTTGCATTTAGCCCAGCGGCGATGCTGCCGGGTTCCAGGTCCTTCGGTGTTGAAGTGTGAGCCCATGGCAAAATCTGAACAACCGACCACGATCAAGAAATACGCGAACCGGCGGCTCTATAATACCGGTACGAGCACCTATGTGACGCTCGAGGATCTCGCGGCGATGGTGAAGGAAGGCGAGGACTTCCTCGTTTATGACGCCAAGACCGGCGACGACATCACCCGCTCCGTGCTTGCGCAGATCATCTTCGAGCAGGAGAACAAGGCCGGGCAGAACCTGCTGCCGACCACCTTCCTGCGCCAGCTGATCCGGTTCTACGGCGACAGCATGCAGATGGTGGTGCCGAAATATCTCGAGCAGTCGATCGATACGCTGACCCGGGAACAGGAGAGATTCCGCAAGCAGATCGCGGGCGCCCTGAGCGGGACGCCGTTTGCGCCCCTGGAAGAACAGGTCCGCCGCAACATGGAGCTGTTCCAGCAGACCTTCTCGATGTTCAAGCCGTTCGTGCCGCAGCGCGGCGGCACTGAAGCCGAGAAGGCGCCGGAGCCCGCGGCCGACGACGGCAACATCGACGACCTTCGCCGCCAGATGAAGGACATGCAGGAACGCCTCGAGCGCATGTCGCAGCCGGCGAAGAAGGACGAGTAGGCGTAGCGTCGCGCGGCGCGTTCAGCTTTGTGATCCGTCACCCCCGCGCAAAGGCGAAGCCTTTGCGCGGGGGTGACGGATCTATAGTGGCGCGTCGTCCTAGCCGGCGGCTGACACGGCCTTCTCTGCCGGCGCGTTCCACGGCCGGACCGACATCACTTCGCGAATTGCTGACGGCGGCACCTTTGGCCGGCGTCAGGCGCCGCCAAACATGCTCTTGCGCACGATCGCGTGCACGCCCCAATTGCCGTCGGCAACCTGCGTGACGCCGAAATCGACGCCGAGCGAGATCAGCGCCAATGCCTCGTCCTCGCTCAGGCGATAACATTCCATCAGGAATTTGCGCGTCGCCCGAAACGCATTGCGCAGCGCGAGATCGACCGACGAACGCTGGTAGATTTCCGACTGCGCGTTGCGCCCGAGCTCGCGCAGATAATTGCCGTAGCTGAAGCCGTGCAGGATCCACTCGTCCGGTGTTTCCAAGAGCGGGTGCGCCAGTCCCTCGACATGCGGCTTGGTTTCCTTGCCGCTCTTGTGCACGACGAAGCGAAACTGGCCGGTGAGCGATAGCTCGAGCGCGGTGCCGTTGACCTCGCCGTCGCCTTGCGCGAAATGCGGATCGCCGATCGAGAACAATGCCCCCGGCACGGCGACCGGCAGATAGAGCGTGGTGCCCTTGGTAGCGCGCCAATTGTCGACATTGCCGCCGAAATAGCCGGGCGGAATCGAATCGATGATGTCGGATTCGCGCGGCGCCACCGCCATGAAGCCGAAATGCAATCGCGCCGGAATCCGCACGCCGGCGAGCACGCCGGGCTGCTTCTCGATGGTGGCGTGATCCACCGGCACGCCCGGATAATCCATCGTCTCGTGGCGCACGCCGAACGGATCGGTCTGCGGCGTCCAGCGATAGGAATAGACAGCCTGCGCCCATTCCGCGCGCGCATCCGTCTCGAAGATCGTGATGGTCTCGCGCTTGGCCGGCGGCTCGATCAGATCGTTGTACTGAAAGCCCCACCAGGCCGCGGCATTGCTGCCGAACGACTTGCCGGCGAACGCCGGATTGGCCGAGGGCCGCGGCCAGATGTCGAGGATCTGCACCTCGAGCACGTCGCCCGGCTCCGCGCCGCAAACATGGATCGGGCCGGTGCAGATGTGCACGCCGAACCCTTCGCCGGCGCCACGGCCGAAGATCGAACCGTCCATCGGGCCCGCGCCACGCCGTTCGACCGACTTGCCGTCGGCAGTCCAGTGAAACACGCTCTCGGCGCCGGGATCGCCCTTGATCATGCGCTCGTAGTCATCGAAGGCGTGCTGGGTCAGCGTCTCGATCGTCACCAGCGCGCCCGACTGCACGCTCATGACAGGTGGAATGGCGCGGCTGAGATAGCCCCAATGGGCGGTCTCGCGGGATACCTTGAGATGGTGATGTGACGCGCCCCACCCTTCCGGCGTCGTCGTGGGCGAGTCAACCGGAAGAGCCGGCTCTAGCTGCGCAACGGTTTCGCGCGCCGCTGGACTCGGTGCGAGCCGCAACACCGTTGCGGTGCCGCGCGCCAGTCGCGGCCGGCCGCGCGTCCGCTCGGCCTCGGCATCGCGCGGCACAGCCTTGCGGAAGTCGCGCGGCGAGGTGCCGTAGGTCGCGCTGAACATGCGGCTGAAATGCGCCTGATCGGTGAAGCCCCAGCGGTAGCTGATTTCGGCGATGCGCTGGTCGGCATAGTTCGGATCGATCAGATCGTTGCAGCAGCGCTCCAGCCGCCGCTCGCGCACATAGGCCGAGAAGGTCGTGCTCTGCCGCTCGAACAGCCGTTGCAGATAGCGCTGCGACAGCCCCTCCTGGCGCGCGATGTCGGCGATGGTGAGACTTGCATTGCCGAGCTGGGCCTCGATCGCGGCATCGACACGCCTTAAGTGGCCGGCCTGGACCTGTGTCATCGTCTCGGCGTCGAGCCGGGTCTCGCCGAGCAGCGCGCCGGCGACGAGCTCGGTGATCGCGACCTCAGCGGTGGCGAGATCGGCCTTGTCCAGGATCGCGAAATTGCCGCCCAATGTCCGCATCACCGGACGGACGGAAGCGGCGGCGATCGTCGCGCCGAGCACGGCCGGCAAGCGCAGGCGATTGTGGCCGAGCCGGCCAAGCAGACGCTCGCGCGGCAGTTCGAGCAGCAGGATCTCGAAATCCTCGCGCAACGTCATGCGCCAGGGCGGTTGCAGGTCGCACACCGAAATGTCGTTGTCGGCGAACTCGCAACTGCGTTGGCCCGACGTGATGCTGCCGCGGCCGTAAGCATGGAAGATGATGGCGACCCGCGCCGGGGCCGCCGGTGATGCCGCATGACCGTTGCAGATGATCTGCTGCTCGGTGGAACGCAGCAGCACAAGCTGCCCGCCGCTCGTCGAGCGCTTCGCGGTCAATTCACCGAACTGGAATTGGCCCGTCTCCGGCAATTCGCAATCGAGCTGCAATCCGGCCAGCGCCTCGCGCCAGACCTCCCGCCGGTTTTGCCGCGGGATCGCATCGACCGAAACCCGATAGGTCGTCGCGACCATCACCCCTCCAGGCCAAGCTCCGCAGCCTTCAAGTCACGGAGCCGTGAAGGCAGCGTGCACCGATTGCAGGAAGGCGGCAAGCGTGTTGCGGCGGCACGGATTGCCCAGCCTTCGTGCAATGAATGGTCGCGGCCGCTCTCTCGCGGCAGAGCAATCCCCCGCGAACGCAGTGCAACTTGATCGAATGCGTCCAAATTCTTGACCGTGCCGGCCATGCCGCGATGCGAAGGCGGCCGCCGCAGATGCTCTGCACGCCTGTGCGCATGCTTTCGCGCTGCGAGGAGCACAAGCGCGCCTACAAATTATTGGGCGCGCCCGGTCATGTCGGAGTGGCGCGGCGCCATGCACTCTCACCCGCACTTCGATCCAAGGGAGAATTTAGGATGTGCGCAGGTGACGACAAGAACTGCCCGGACTTCGAATTGCATCATCGCCAGTTCAAGGAGACGCTCGACCGGGAACGCCGCTCGTTCCTGCGCTCGAGCTTCGCGGCGGCGGGCGGTGCGGCGGCGATGACCGCCGGCGGCATCTCGCTGGTGACGCCGAAGATGGCGGCTGCCGCCGAGAAGCATCAGCCGGCGCAGCGCGCCTATCACCATTTGCCGGCCAACGCCGACACCGTGCATTGGGGCTATTTCAGCAAGACGCTGAAGCCGCGCGTCGAGATCAATTCCGGCGACTTCATCACGATCGAGGCGCTGACGCACCACGCCAATGACGATGCCGAGCGCATGGTGAAGGGCGATCCCGGCGTCGAGAGCGTGTATCTCTGGACCAAGGAGAAGAAGGGCGTGAACCGGCGCGGCGCCGGCCCGATGGATGCTTCGCTGTTCGGACGCGGTGCGGGCGAAGGCCTCGGCGTGCATATCTGTACCGGGCCGGTGTTCGTGCGCGGCGCCGAGGAAGGCGACGTACTCGAGCTGCGCATCATCGACGTGGCGCCGCGGCCCTGCGCCAATCCGAAATATTCCGGCAAGGCGTTCGGCAGCAACGCTGCGGCATCCTGGGGCTTCCACTACAAGGATCTGCTCACCGAGCCCAAGCCGCGCGAGGTCGTTACCATCTACGAGGTCGACGCCACAGGCGAACGCAACTGGGCGCGCGCCGTCTACAATTTCACCTGGACGCCGCAGACCGATCCGTCCGGCGTGGTGCACAAGACCATCGATTATCCCGGCGTGCCGGTCGATCATTCGACGGTCAAGGAGAACCACGGCATCCTGAAGAACGTGCGCATCCCGGTGCGTCCGCATTTCGGCGTGATCGGGCTCGCACCCAAGGAGGCCGAGTTCGTCGATTCGATCCCGCCGAGCTACACCGGCGGCAACATCGACAATTGGCGGATCGGCAAGGGCGCCACGATGTATTATCCGGTCGCGGTCGAGGGCGGGCTGCTCTCGGTCGGCGATTCCCACGCCTCGCAGGGCGATTCCGAACTGTGCGGCACGGCGATCGAATGCTCGCTCAACGGCACCTTCCAGATCATCCTGCACAAGAAGGCGGACCTCGCCGGCACGGCGCTGGAAGCGCTCGACTATCCGATGCTGGAGACCCAGGACGAATGGCTGGTGCACGGCTTCAGCTTCGCCAATTATCTCAGCGAGCTCGGCTCCGGCGCGCAGACCGATATCTACAAGAAGTCGTCGGTCGACCTCGCTTTGCGCGATGCCTTCCGCAAGATGCGCAAATTCCTGATGACGACGAAGAAGCTGACCGAGGACGAGGCGATCTCGCTGATCTCGCTCGGCGTCGATTTCGGCGTCACCCAGGTGGTCGACGGCAATTGGGGCGTCCATGCGGTGATCCGCAAGGACATCTTCGCCGGCGGCGACAGCTGACGAAGTACGAGTAGGCGTTCTAATTCGCCCTACTCACCCCATCGTCGCCCCGGCGAAAGCCGGGGCCCATAACCACAAATGTCGGTTGTCTGACGCAAGCGTCTGCCAGATCGCCTCATCGAGAAGCCGCGGCGTATGGGTCCCGGCTTTCGCCGGGACGACACCGTTAGCTTGGCCAGCGTCAGTGAATCACCCCGCAGCCGGCACAACCTTCTCCGCCGGCGCGTTCCACGGCCGGTCCGGCGAGGCGAGGCCGATCAGGCGGCCCTGGATGAAGTCGCAGCCCCATTCGCGCAGCATCACGGCGGCTTCTTCGTCCTGCACCCATTCGGCGACGGTCTTGATTTCAAGGCGGCGCGCGAGATCGATCAGCGTCTGCACGAAGGCGCGGTCGTCGGCCGAACGCACGATGTTCTGCACGAAGGCGCCGTCGATTTTGACAATGTCGACGCCAAGCTTGCGCAAATTGCGGAACGAGGTGTAGCCGGCGCCGAAATCGTCGATCGCGATCCGGCTGCCGAAATTCTTCAGTCGCGTGACGAAGCCGCGGACGTCGTCGATATCCTGGATCGCGACCGTCTCGGTGATCTCGACGATC
Protein-coding sequences here:
- a CDS encoding acetamidase/formamidase family protein, yielding MVATTYRVSVDAIPRQNRREVWREALAGLQLDCELPETGQFQFGELTAKRSTSGGQLVLLRSTEQQIICNGHAASPAAPARVAIIFHAYGRGSITSGQRSCEFADNDISVCDLQPPWRMTLREDFEILLLELPRERLLGRLGHNRLRLPAVLGATIAAASVRPVMRTLGGNFAILDKADLATAEVAITELVAGALLGETRLDAETMTQVQAGHLRRVDAAIEAQLGNASLTIADIARQEGLSQRYLQRLFERQSTTFSAYVRERRLERCCNDLIDPNYADQRIAEISYRWGFTDQAHFSRMFSATYGTSPRDFRKAVPRDAEAERTRGRPRLARGTATVLRLAPSPAARETVAQLEPALPVDSPTTTPEGWGASHHHLKVSRETAHWGYLSRAIPPVMSVQSGALVTIETLTQHAFDDYERMIKGDPGAESVFHWTADGKSVERRGAGPMDGSIFGRGAGEGFGVHICTGPIHVCGAEPGDVLEVQILDIWPRPSANPAFAGKSFGSNAAAWWGFQYNDLIEPPAKRETITIFETDARAEWAQAVYSYRWTPQTDPFGVRHETMDYPGVPVDHATIEKQPGVLAGVRIPARLHFGFMAVAPRESDIIDSIPPGYFGGNVDNWRATKGTTLYLPVAVPGALFSIGDPHFAQGDGEVNGTALELSLTGQFRFVVHKSGKETKPHVEGLAHPLLETPDEWILHGFSYGNYLRELGRNAQSEIYQRSSVDLALRNAFRATRKFLMECYRLSEDEALALISLGVDFGVTQVADGNWGVHAIVRKSMFGGA
- a CDS encoding acetamidase/formamidase family protein codes for the protein MCAGDDKNCPDFELHHRQFKETLDRERRSFLRSSFAAAGGAAAMTAGGISLVTPKMAAAAEKHQPAQRAYHHLPANADTVHWGYFSKTLKPRVEINSGDFITIEALTHHANDDAERMVKGDPGVESVYLWTKEKKGVNRRGAGPMDASLFGRGAGEGLGVHICTGPVFVRGAEEGDVLELRIIDVAPRPCANPKYSGKAFGSNAAASWGFHYKDLLTEPKPREVVTIYEVDATGERNWARAVYNFTWTPQTDPSGVVHKTIDYPGVPVDHSTVKENHGILKNVRIPVRPHFGVIGLAPKEAEFVDSIPPSYTGGNIDNWRIGKGATMYYPVAVEGGLLSVGDSHASQGDSELCGTAIECSLNGTFQIILHKKADLAGTALEALDYPMLETQDEWLVHGFSFANYLSELGSGAQTDIYKKSSVDLALRDAFRKMRKFLMTTKKLTEDEAISLISLGVDFGVTQVVDGNWGVHAVIRKDIFAGGDS